The Manis javanica isolate MJ-LG chromosome 13, MJ_LKY, whole genome shotgun sequence region AGAATCTGGCAGTCATATTCCAAGTGGGTCATAATATTAGTCTGAGTTCTCATGAAGACCACAGAGAATAATGTTTGAGAACTAGCTCACTGGAAGACAACTGTAAGGAACTTTCAGATTCAGTTTGAATGCGTATTTCCTGTCAAGAGTTTCTCTTGCTTTGTTTTCCAAGAAATGTTTTGTGCTTTCTGAAACCCATTCCTGACACTGATAAGGACAGTGCTAAATAACAAAGTGCTgcagttaaaacaaaacaaaacccataaTCATTGCTTTTCCAGTGTACTTAACATGAGAATCTCTCACTCATTTCTTAAAAGCTAAAGTAAATTGATGTTAAACTATAGGTTTTCAAAAGTGTAAAGGTCTTTCACATACTTTTTAGTCTGCTCTTGGAGAAATCCTTAAATCCTCTCCACACCATTAGTATGTTACTCTATTTCCACTTCTAAGCGATGTCTTCTCAGAACAGAGCTGAATATAAAGGGCCAGGGAATTTTCAATAGACACAGACTAGAACCACCCACTCACTGCTCCAGAGGTGGTGGGGGTAGATGTCAAGGTCCTAGGCTTAATTGCAGGTACTGGGAGAAAATTCAGGCTGGCAGGCAGAACCTGGGCTCTCAAAGCTATGGAGACCTGTAATAAGTAGAATGATTATCAGTATCTGGGAGATCCCTAACTGGGAAGAGCAGTGGCAACCCCAAGAGGTGGTGTTTGGAGACACAAGCTAACAGGATAATAAGTCAGGATGCAGCAGAGCCTGTGACAAGTTTCAGGGGCAGGATTGTAAACTGCATCTGGTCTGTAAAGTCCTTAAACATGACCTTCCACCTGCAGCTCTGCCCTCATGATGCCCTACCCTCCTTCTCACCCTCCATGTTCCCTTTCCTCTGGCTTTCTTTCCACCATAAAATATAACGCTCCTTTGCACCCAGAGCCTCGATCATTCATATTTCTGCTTATATGTCCTCTCCTCATAGACACTTTCTCAGGACTCACTCTACCACatgattccattttaattatgtgcatAGCCTTGAGGACTTACTCTGCTTTACTATAttcccactagaatataagctcaaTGAAAGCAGGCTAtctccttgtcttgtttcttctTGTATCTGATAATACCAGGTACTTTTATAGGTATCTAGCATATTCTGACATGTtggtgaatgactgaatgaacaaatgagctaATTAATAAAATTGTTAACAAATGAATTACTCTAGCTGGGATAAAGGACTGACAAAAGTTTCTGTAACTAAAACTATCTATAAATCAAATCATAGACTAAATAACAGGGGCAAGAGAGAAGAGGAAGCCTGTTGCCAGTTGCAAAAATCTTAATAAATGAAGGGAATGAAAACAGATGGCAGGAGGTGTGCTGAAGAACTTAAGCCTTGGAGGAGAATAAACCATTAGAGGATGGTGGAAAAGCCATGGTTTTGACAAGGCAGTAATGGGAGAATGGGAGCCTTCCTTCTTGTTTTGTGGGAGAATAAATAAACTTCACTCGAGAGGACAGAAGAGTACATCTTAGTTAGATTACAGTTAAGGGAGATTTGGATAAAGTGATCTGCACAAATGTTGTGGATATAGGGGATTTGTTCAGGATGGTATATGAAAAGTGCGGAGGGGAGGCAACATCTTAGAGGAGTGGAGTGGGGGTGAAGAACAGTCCAGAAATAAGAGGAGAGTTAcctggaaggaaaggaagatcTTTTTTTGGAAATGTAGGATTACAGAGATGACAGCCATAGCAGAAGGGATTTGCCTCGAATGTGCACCTTTGTTGCAAGTTTACAGGGAGCTGGGCAGTACTCGGTCTGATCTCAAAGATGAGGGCCTCAACTGATCTACATGACAAACACCGATTTGGGGGTGgctttttcacacacacacacacacacacacacacacacacaccgactTTTCATAAAAATGCTATGGAATGGTGGTTTTGTGCCAGGCACCTGTGGTGTGAGGTAGCTAAGAAAGAAAGTTGGGGTAAGAAAAGCATAATAGGTTTCTTGCCCCCTTTTAACAATTCACTCAATTCCATAAGCTATTTATTATtcacaggaaaataaacaaacatagtGGATGGGTGCCAACAGTGACCAGTTTGCTGTGACCTACCCATCCATACTCCATTCCACACATGCTCCTTGAAGTGAGGTGGACAGCTAAGGACACACCAATTCTCTGAAGGTCATAGAGGATTGCTGAATCATGGAATAGAACCCTTGGTCTAAGATTGAGCATTTGGATTCTTTAATTACATATGCACCGTAACTTGCTGTCTATTatcaaaaatgcaaataagatgTAAACCCTCACATTGAGCATCAATTTAATAGGCACATGCACAACGTAAAGGTGCTTTTACACAGGTTGCTAAGTTCACTTGTCCCAACAATCTTGAGAAGTGAGCACCATTACCTTGCTTTTACAAATGAAGATGCTGAGTCTTAGAGGGACTAATTTATTGAATTCAGACACAAAGcacctgactccaaagcccacctTCTTTCAAGTATACTCGCCTCAGTTCAGAGAAGGCTCTGTTTCACAGAAGTGGTTCAAGTTTGTGTCAGAGCAACGCTGCTTTGAGAAAACTGAAAGTGGAGGAAACCACGTTACACTTAACACTTGAGTAACACTGGAGTTAGGGGCACCAACCCCCACagtcaaaaatctgtgtataactttttgattccccaaaaacttaagCATGAGCAGCCTTCTGCTGACttgaagccttactgataacataaacaacaCACATTTTGCATGTGTATTAAGTACTGTGTTCTCACAATAAatctagagaaaggaaaatgtttttttcaaattgtcacacatCTCCCtcaaatttttcaatatatttattgtaaaaatcCCTGCACATAAGCGGAACTATGCACTTCAAACCCATTGGTCAGGGGGTCAGCTGTGGTTCGCTGCAGTTTGAAATATTAAACATTTGGTTCAACTAGTGTTTTTGGAGCAAtcatgtccccccacccccacccctcctaATCAATTTGGTGGTCACTGAGTAAAAATGTGACACTACTCCAGATACTGAGTGTTAGGACATACCTggggaaataaaaagaagcagTAGTCAACACAGTATATTAAGTCTAATGTCCTGTGGGAGATCCGGTATAGAGAATAGTCAGTGTGAATTAGGCTGGTAGTTCTGTCCACAAAGGGGACATGAAGGGGCATGAAGCGGACAGAACACCATGGCGGCACTATAACTTGGGCTGGGCTTTACTGTACCAAGcttatgaaacagaaaacagaaatctgTCTTTGAATAATGTCTCCTAGAAATGACCAGGttttttgtcattatttggtcTTACTGGGAGTTGGTTTAGGAACTAGGGTGCTGTTGTCAATAAAGGAAAATCTGGTGTTTTTCCCAAGTCATGAAGGGTAAGGAAAGTCCTTTGTTTGCTGTCGGTTGAGTATAACAAAGGAACAGAGTCTATCCTTTGCCCGAGTTCCAAAACTGGAGGAGCAAGGTCAACAATGCCTCCGGAAAGGGCTGCATACTGGGGAGGACAAGGGTGTCAGTGCTTGGGATTCTTTGTTAGGGTTGGTTTGGCTGAAATATGAAAGCGAAAGATCATGAAACCGGATAAgtcctcttcctttttctgaggttgcTTTTAGAGCGGAAAGGCCCAGTCCTCGGTCCACCCAAAAGACCTGAGGAGCTGGGCAGTTAAGAGGCAGAAGCTCCCGGGCCCTGGGGTACGAGCGCCCACGGCGCCCTGGGTAGAAGGCCATGGATAAGTTTCGGGCCGTGCTGGACCTGCACCTCAAGTACCACAGCGCGCTGGGCTACGGCCTGGTGACCCTGCTGACCGCGGGCGGGGAGCGCCTCTTCTCCACCACGGTGTTCCAGTGCCCCTGCAGCGGCACCTGGAACGCAGCCTACGGCCTGGTCTTCCTGCTGGTGCCGGCGCTGGCGCTCTTCCTCCTGGGATACGTGCTGAGCGCGCGCACGTGGCGCTTGCTGACCGGCTGCTGCGCGCGGGGCGCGCGCATGGGCTGCGGCTCGGGATTGCGCGGGGCTCTAGTGTGCGCGCAGCTCAGCGCGACCGCCGCGGTCGCGCCCCTTACCTGGGTGGCGGTGGCGCTGCTTGGGGGCTCCTTCTACGAGTGCGCCGCCAGCGGGAGCGCCTTCCTGGCGAGGTGTCTGTGCGCTGGCCGCGACCCCGACTGCGAGGTCCAGCTGCCACTGGTGCCCTGCCACCAGGCCAAGGAGTCCAACGTGCAGGACCTCCTGAAGGAGCTCAAGGCCCAGTCACAGGTCAGGTGCTGGCGCTGGAGGCGGTGGGGAGGATCCGATCCCAGAAAGGCGGGCTACTGTGGGGCGCACAAGATGAAGCAGAAATCAGTGCCCTTTTAACAGACCTACGACACCCAAAGACAAACTTGGAATGGCTCTTGGCTTCTACTTAGCCGGCAGGCGAATGTTTacataaaatgaaagcaaaggaGGACGTGGTATCaggcacctactctgtgccaggcaggtACCACGCTAGGTCCTTTGCCTCCTGGATTTATTAGGGCTTTATAGCAAATACACTGAGTCTCGGTCAAGTTGATCGTCCAGCCAGAAGAAGGCAGAAGACTTGTTAGGGGTGCGCCTGGCTCTAAAGCTACTATGGCACACTGCTTCTCAGTTTATGAGGTTCAGGAgttctttaaaatgcttttttcatAGATTAGCCGAAATTCCACTTTTTGCGTTCTAGGCGACACATAGGCTGCTCTCTGGATCCTTGACAGAACTTGGAAAATGCCGGGTCAAACAAGCAGTTGTACTAAGGGGTTTGGGAGATTACTACTACTTCTTTCTTTTAAGGGATTAAGACCTAAAACTTGCTTGATCATCATCAAAACTTTGAGTAGTTGAAACTTTATctaaggattaaaaaatttcttataaaaaatgtGACTAAAttgctattttgttattttttcctaagGTGCTGGGCTGGATCCTGATCGCAGCTGTTACCATCTTGCTTCTGATTTTTACATCTGTTACCCGGTGCCTATCTCCAATTAGTTTCATGCAGCTGAAATTTTGGAAAATCTATTTGGAACAGGAGCAGCAGATC contains the following coding sequences:
- the CALHM6 gene encoding calcium homeostasis modulator protein 6 — protein: MDKFRAVLDLHLKYHSALGYGLVTLLTAGGERLFSTTVFQCPCSGTWNAAYGLVFLLVPALALFLLGYVLSARTWRLLTGCCARGARMGCGSGLRGALVCAQLSATAAVAPLTWVAVALLGGSFYECAASGSAFLARCLCAGRDPDCEVQLPLVPCHQAKESNVQDLLKELKAQSQVLGWILIAAVTILLLIFTSVTRCLSPISFMQLKFWKIYLEQEQQILKSQATEHAMQLAKENIKCFFERSHPKEYNTPSIKDWQQISSLYTFNPKDQYYSLLHKYVNRKEKSQSIRSSEGDVVVPVLGFVDSPGINTSAEL